A region from the Sphingomonas flavescens genome encodes:
- a CDS encoding dipeptidase, with protein MKKALLVAAAIAAIAAPASAQSIDPKVQARIDRILKTTPLIDGHNDIAEQLAENYQRDITGLASGTDQRKPRALMTDMARLHAGRVGGQFWSVYIDGSITGDAAIRETLQEIDIVKRMIAAYPNDLEQAYTADDVIRIHKKGKVASLIGIEGGRQIGGSLAALRQFYNLGARYMTLTHNQTTEWADAATDEPKYDGLSPFGVEVVHEMNRIGMLVDLSHVAPATMKDAIAASKAPVIFSHSSARALVDHPRNVPDDVLKLLPANGGVVMVNWVPGFISDAVYKWGADQSAEEARLKSLNRASKDAVAAGLKAWEAAHPRPDTDVRIVADHIEHVAKVAGYDHVGIGADLDGIPYAPTGLGGVETYPLVFAELIKRGWSDANLAKLAGGNVLRALRGAEKVAASMKNEPAALSDLDKGK; from the coding sequence ATGAAGAAAGCCCTGCTCGTCGCCGCCGCGATCGCCGCCATTGCCGCGCCCGCTTCCGCTCAGTCCATCGATCCCAAGGTTCAGGCGCGGATCGACCGTATCCTCAAGACGACGCCGCTCATCGACGGTCACAACGACATCGCCGAGCAACTGGCCGAAAATTACCAGCGCGACATCACGGGCCTCGCCAGTGGAACCGACCAGCGGAAGCCGCGCGCGCTGATGACCGACATGGCGCGCCTTCACGCCGGCCGTGTCGGCGGCCAGTTCTGGTCGGTGTACATCGATGGCTCGATCACTGGCGATGCCGCGATTCGCGAGACGCTGCAGGAGATCGACATCGTCAAGCGGATGATCGCCGCTTACCCCAACGATCTCGAGCAGGCCTACACCGCCGACGACGTCATCCGCATTCACAAGAAGGGCAAGGTCGCCTCGCTGATCGGCATCGAGGGCGGGCGCCAGATCGGCGGCTCGCTCGCCGCGCTGCGACAGTTCTACAACCTCGGCGCGCGCTACATGACGCTGACCCACAACCAGACCACCGAATGGGCAGACGCCGCGACCGACGAGCCCAAGTACGACGGGCTCAGCCCGTTCGGCGTCGAGGTGGTGCATGAGATGAACCGCATCGGCATGCTGGTCGACCTCAGCCACGTCGCGCCCGCGACGATGAAGGACGCGATAGCCGCCAGCAAGGCGCCGGTCATCTTCTCCCACTCCTCCGCACGCGCCTTGGTCGATCACCCGCGCAACGTGCCCGACGACGTGCTGAAGCTGCTGCCCGCCAATGGCGGCGTGGTCATGGTCAACTGGGTCCCCGGCTTCATTTCCGACGCGGTCTACAAATGGGGGGCCGACCAGAGCGCCGAGGAAGCACGCCTCAAATCGCTCAATCGCGCCAGCAAGGACGCTGTCGCCGCCGGCCTCAAGGCCTGGGAGGCTGCCCACCCGCGTCCGGACACCGACGTCCGCATCGTCGCCGACCATATCGAGCATGTCGCCAAGGTCGCGGGCTACGACCATGTCGGCATCGGCGCCGACCTCGACGGGATCCCCTACGCGCCGACGGGCCTCGGCGGCGTCGAGACCTATCCCTTGGTGTTCGCCGAGCTGATCAAGCGTGGCTGGTCAGATGCCAACCTTGCCAAGCTCGCCGGCGGCAACGTGCTGCGGGCCTTGCGCGGCGCGGAGAAGGTCGCGGCGTCGATGAAGAACGAGCCTGCCGCGCTGTCGGACCTCGACAAGGGCAAATGA
- the pdeM gene encoding ligase-associated DNA damage response endonuclease PdeM has product MVPLSFAGETFQATPSGALFWPSQQALLVADLHLEKASWFARFGQFLPPYDSHATLTALAAEVDQTGATRLYCLGDSFHDRFGCARLPDDARALLTGLTARLDWSWIVGNHDPGFADHCGGRIADEVEICGVILRHEAVLDETRPELSGHFHPKLRLQLRGRRVSRRCFVRSATKIIMPAFGSLTGGLDAHHPEIMKSVGGNAAALVPVSDRLLHFPLAA; this is encoded by the coding sequence ATGGTTCCCCTTTCGTTCGCAGGCGAAACGTTTCAGGCGACGCCATCTGGCGCGCTCTTCTGGCCGTCGCAACAGGCGTTGCTGGTCGCCGACCTGCACCTCGAAAAGGCGAGCTGGTTCGCGCGGTTCGGGCAGTTCCTGCCGCCCTATGATTCGCACGCGACGCTGACCGCACTCGCCGCCGAAGTCGATCAGACCGGCGCGACGCGGCTCTATTGCCTCGGCGACAGTTTTCATGATCGCTTCGGGTGCGCCCGCCTGCCTGACGATGCGCGCGCGCTGCTGACGGGCCTGACTGCGCGCCTTGATTGGAGCTGGATCGTCGGCAACCACGATCCCGGCTTCGCCGACCACTGCGGTGGTCGGATTGCGGACGAGGTCGAGATTTGCGGCGTCATCCTTCGCCACGAAGCGGTGCTGGACGAAACACGGCCCGAACTGTCCGGCCATTTCCATCCCAAGCTGCGGCTACAATTGCGCGGACGCCGCGTCTCGCGCCGCTGCTTCGTGCGCTCGGCGACAAAGATCATCATGCCGGCCTTTGGTTCGCTGACCGGCGGGCTCGATGCCCACCATCCGGAAATCATGAAATCGGTCGGCGGCAACGCGGCGGCGCTTGTGCCGGTGTCCGACCGGCTGCTGCATTTTCCGCTCGCCGCCTAG
- the rpoZ gene encoding DNA-directed RNA polymerase subunit omega: MARVTVEDCVDKIPNRFDLVLLAAQRARQISGGADLTIDRDRDKNPVVALREIAEVTVKPRDLQEAVVTNLQKVRIDEEDETEELASLSEAAEALRLTAAAPPRPSPSGNDYE; encoded by the coding sequence ATGGCGCGCGTTACCGTTGAAGATTGTGTCGACAAGATCCCCAACCGGTTCGATCTTGTCCTGCTGGCCGCCCAGCGCGCGCGCCAGATCTCGGGCGGTGCCGACCTGACCATCGATCGCGACCGCGACAAGAACCCGGTCGTCGCCTTGCGCGAAATCGCGGAAGTCACCGTCAAGCCGCGCGACCTCCAGGAAGCGGTCGTCACCAACCTGCAGAAGGTGCGGATCGACGAAGAGGACGAAACGGAAGAGCTGGCGTCGCTGAGCGAGGCCGCCGAGGCGCTGCGCCTGACCGCGGCCGCCCCGCCGCGTCCGAGCCCGTCGGGCAACGACTACGAATAA
- a CDS encoding phosphatidylserine/phosphatidylglycerophosphate/cardiolipin synthase family protein, translating to MAKASAKAASPKAARVLTVDGNRLTVLPDGPERLDALVALIDGAQKSLRLLYYIFMGDTSGERVRAAILSAIDRGVQVALLIDGFGSSDTPDDYFADLPKRGAKFCRFNPSYGRRYLLRNHQKLALADAETKSPRILVGGFNVADDYFETVEQGAWRDIGLLVEGPAAARLAPYFDKLMAWALKKNSRMRTLRRMVFDHSESRGKLQWQLGGPTAKLSPWGVATCRDLTQSRDVEMIAAYFAPTWSLLRRIARVGRRGRARLITAAKSDNTATIAAARFTYRRLLRRGVEIYEYRATKLHTKLVVLDDVVHIGSSNLDIRSLYLNMELMLRVDDGEFAQMMRNYFEGEVEQSQRITPELQKKRATLLNRIRWAVSFFLVTSLDYGVTRRANFGLSGE from the coding sequence ATGGCGAAGGCGTCGGCAAAAGCAGCATCCCCCAAGGCCGCCCGGGTGCTGACGGTCGATGGCAATCGCCTGACGGTCTTGCCCGATGGGCCCGAGCGTCTCGATGCGTTGGTGGCGCTCATCGACGGCGCGCAGAAGTCCCTGCGCCTGCTTTACTACATCTTCATGGGCGACACGTCGGGAGAGCGCGTGCGTGCAGCGATCCTGTCGGCGATCGACCGGGGGGTCCAGGTCGCACTGCTGATCGACGGATTCGGGAGCAGCGATACGCCCGACGATTATTTCGCCGACCTGCCCAAGCGCGGCGCGAAGTTTTGCCGCTTCAACCCGTCGTACGGCCGGCGCTATCTGCTGCGGAATCATCAGAAGCTCGCGCTTGCCGATGCGGAAACGAAATCGCCGCGCATCCTGGTCGGCGGGTTCAATGTCGCCGACGATTATTTCGAGACCGTCGAGCAAGGCGCCTGGCGCGACATCGGCCTGCTCGTGGAAGGTCCGGCCGCGGCGCGGCTGGCGCCATATTTCGACAAGCTGATGGCATGGGCGCTCAAAAAGAATTCGCGGATGCGGACGCTGCGGCGGATGGTGTTCGACCACAGCGAGTCACGAGGAAAGCTCCAGTGGCAGCTGGGCGGACCGACGGCGAAGCTCAGCCCATGGGGCGTGGCGACGTGCCGCGACCTGACGCAGAGCCGCGACGTCGAGATGATCGCAGCGTATTTCGCGCCCACGTGGAGCCTGCTCCGGCGGATCGCGCGTGTGGGGCGGCGCGGACGGGCGCGGCTGATCACGGCGGCGAAGTCCGACAACACGGCGACCATCGCGGCTGCGCGCTTCACCTATCGCCGGCTGCTTCGGCGCGGCGTCGAGATTTACGAATATCGCGCGACCAAGCTGCACACCAAGCTCGTTGTGCTCGACGACGTCGTGCACATCGGCTCATCCAACCTCGACATCCGCAGTTTGTATTTGAACATGGAACTGATGCTGCGCGTCGACGACGGCGAGTTCGCGCAGATGATGCGCAACTATTTCGAGGGGGAGGTCGAGCAGAGCCAGCGGATCACGCCGGAACTGCAGAAGAAGCGCGCGACGTTGCTCAACCGCATCCGCTGGGCGGTATCATTCTTCCTGGTGACGAGCCTCGATTACGGCGTCACCCGCCGCGCGAACTTCGGGCTCAGCGGCGAATAA
- a CDS encoding class I SAM-dependent methyltransferase encodes MPSSSARTLKSPRRLQRNRDRRAPSPQWQFLRGFIKNPVMVGSIIPSSRVLIDKMLDPVDWANTKLFVEYGPGVGTFTRPILDRLGPDAKLVTIDTNPDFTQYLNERIDDPRLVTVTGSAADVEKILADRELGKADYVLSGLPFSTLPPGVGDAIAKATSNVVRKGGAFLVYQFSPKVLDFIKPHFAPIKRGFEWINVPPATLFWAYNGDAEA; translated from the coding sequence ATGCCTTCTTCTTCTGCGCGCACGCTAAAAAGTCCTCGTCGGCTGCAGCGCAATCGCGACCGCCGCGCGCCCAGCCCGCAGTGGCAGTTCCTCCGCGGCTTCATCAAGAATCCAGTCATGGTCGGCTCGATCATTCCGTCGAGCCGCGTGCTGATCGACAAGATGCTCGACCCGGTCGACTGGGCGAACACCAAGCTGTTCGTCGAATATGGCCCGGGCGTCGGCACCTTCACCCGCCCGATCCTCGATCGGCTTGGACCTGACGCGAAACTGGTCACGATCGATACCAACCCGGACTTCACGCAATATCTCAATGAGCGGATCGACGATCCCCGCCTGGTCACGGTGACCGGGTCGGCCGCCGACGTCGAAAAGATCCTTGCGGATCGCGAGCTCGGCAAGGCGGACTACGTGCTGTCGGGCCTACCCTTCTCGACGCTCCCGCCGGGCGTGGGCGACGCCATCGCCAAGGCGACCTCGAACGTCGTCCGCAAGGGCGGCGCGTTTCTGGTCTACCAGTTCAGCCCGAAGGTGCTCGATTTCATCAAGCCGCACTTCGCGCCGATCAAGCGCGGCTTCGAATGGATCAACGTGCCGCCGGCGACCCTTTTCTGGGCGTACAACGGCGACGCCGAAGCCTGA
- a CDS encoding MFS transporter: MALIARKPAVGSTALTTPHFLLLYAAMLVAAAGNTALQSIMPAIGREIGIADFYVAIAYTWSAVLWVLLANYWAEKSDRHGRKTLTMMGVGGFIVSMTLCGIALYAGLNRWISGALTFGLFAVFRAIYGGFGCATPSATQAYLASKTRRGGRVAALSALSSSFGLGTIIGPAVAPLFVLPVVGLAGPLFAFAIIAAAVFFSILRWLPNDHGGRRAGHGAAMSYPSLATTPTGASVIASTSPRRQKRLSWRDPRVRPWILAGVAAGHAQAATLTCIGFFVIDRLHLPPSGSEGPIAIVMMAGAVATLGAQWGLIPRLNLSPRALILWGALIAAIGLLGTMLSADLYGITIGFAVASLGFGFTRPGFTAGASLAVPLAEQGAVAGVITAANGISYVLAPALGISLYGWWHNAPFAVFAVLLLGLAVLGRQRLAA, encoded by the coding sequence GTGGCCCTGATCGCACGCAAACCCGCCGTCGGATCGACCGCGCTCACGACGCCGCATTTCCTGCTTCTGTACGCGGCGATGCTCGTCGCGGCGGCAGGGAATACCGCGCTGCAGTCGATCATGCCCGCGATTGGACGAGAGATCGGCATCGCCGATTTCTATGTCGCGATCGCTTACACCTGGTCCGCGGTGCTGTGGGTGCTGCTCGCCAATTATTGGGCGGAGAAAAGCGACCGCCACGGCCGCAAGACGCTGACGATGATGGGCGTCGGGGGGTTCATCGTGTCGATGACCTTGTGCGGCATCGCGCTGTACGCGGGTCTCAACCGATGGATCTCGGGCGCGCTGACGTTCGGATTGTTCGCCGTGTTCCGCGCCATCTACGGCGGCTTCGGTTGCGCGACGCCATCCGCAACGCAAGCCTATCTTGCCTCGAAGACCCGGCGCGGCGGGCGGGTCGCCGCTTTGTCGGCGCTGTCGTCGTCCTTCGGCTTGGGGACAATCATCGGCCCGGCAGTCGCGCCGTTGTTCGTATTGCCGGTGGTCGGACTGGCTGGCCCCTTGTTTGCGTTTGCGATCATCGCGGCAGCCGTGTTCTTCTCGATCCTGCGCTGGCTGCCGAACGATCACGGCGGCAGGCGGGCGGGACATGGCGCGGCGATGAGCTATCCCTCGCTTGCGACCACCCCAACAGGTGCCAGCGTCATCGCCTCGACATCACCGCGCCGGCAGAAGCGGCTGAGCTGGAGAGACCCGCGCGTGCGGCCGTGGATCCTCGCGGGCGTCGCGGCCGGACACGCGCAGGCGGCGACGCTGACGTGCATTGGCTTTTTTGTCATCGACCGGCTGCACCTCCCGCCATCCGGATCGGAAGGACCGATCGCGATCGTCATGATGGCCGGCGCGGTGGCGACGCTCGGTGCGCAATGGGGCCTTATCCCGCGATTGAACCTGTCGCCCCGCGCACTGATCCTATGGGGCGCATTGATCGCGGCCATCGGCTTGCTGGGCACGATGCTGTCCGCCGATCTGTACGGCATCACGATCGGGTTCGCCGTCGCCTCGCTCGGCTTTGGATTTACCCGCCCGGGGTTCACCGCCGGCGCGTCGCTTGCCGTCCCGCTCGCGGAGCAGGGCGCGGTCGCGGGCGTTATCACCGCCGCCAACGGCATCAGCTACGTGCTGGCGCCGGCACTTGGCATCAGCCTCTACGGCTGGTGGCACAACGCGCCGTTCGCGGTGTTCGCCGTGCTGCTGCTTGGGCTGGCGGTGTTGGGCCGCCAGCGCCTCGCCGCTTAG
- a CDS encoding CDC48 family AAA ATPase, whose amino-acid sequence MPQADTIDRVTSRKVQVASLPPADSGRGFARLPDRLMDELGLSEGDVIEIVGKRTTAARAIRPYGEDENIDIIRLDGLQRANAGVGSGDFVEVRKAESKPATRVVFAPAQPNVRLQGSSDALKRTFAGRPLTASDTVATNAHQRVNADVPDNIRQLLNAPAFALQELRLVVVSTAPQGIVHIDAKTTVELLPEYTAQDGERRADVTYDDLGGMRDTIDALREMVELPLRHPELFQRLGVDPPKGVLLHGPPGTGKTLLARAVANESSAKFFHIAGPEVMGSAYGESERRLRELFEQAAENAPSIIFIDEIDSIAPKRGQVSGEAEKRLVAQLLTLLDGIEPRQNTVVIAATNRPEAIDEALRRPGRFDREIIVGVPDQPGRREILGIHTRGMPLAPDVDLDDLARRTYGFVGADIASLTREAALEAVRRIMPRLNLADDVIPPDVLDSLSVELRDFDNALKRVQPSAMREVMVEAPTIRWDDVGGLDEARERLREGVELPLKHPEAFRRIGIRPAKGFLLYGPPGTGKTLLAKAAAREAEANFIATKSSDLLSKWYGESEQQIARLFNRARQVAPTIIFIDELDSLVPARGGGLGEPQVTERVVNTILAEMDGLEELQNVVVIGATNRPTLIDPALLRPGRFDELIYVGVPDTAGRRRILAIHTEGMPLSKDVDLEAIARRTERFTGADLEDLVRRAGLTALRRGLEEANVTMADFEVALGETRASVTAEMLEEYQRIQDTLKSEATRPMPGIGFVLPGMLRPKAGGKD is encoded by the coding sequence ATGCCGCAAGCAGACACGATCGATCGCGTGACGTCGCGCAAGGTTCAGGTCGCCAGCCTGCCTCCCGCCGACAGCGGCCGCGGCTTCGCTCGCTTGCCCGACCGCCTCATGGACGAACTGGGCCTTAGCGAAGGCGACGTGATCGAGATTGTCGGCAAACGCACCACTGCCGCCCGCGCGATCCGCCCTTATGGCGAAGATGAGAATATCGACATCATCCGCCTCGACGGCCTGCAGCGCGCCAACGCCGGCGTCGGGTCGGGCGATTTCGTCGAGGTTCGCAAGGCCGAATCGAAGCCCGCCACCCGCGTGGTCTTCGCGCCTGCCCAGCCCAACGTCCGGCTTCAGGGATCGTCCGACGCGCTGAAGCGCACCTTTGCTGGCCGCCCGCTGACCGCCAGCGACACGGTCGCAACCAATGCGCACCAGCGCGTCAACGCCGACGTTCCCGACAACATCCGCCAATTGCTCAACGCGCCAGCCTTCGCGCTCCAGGAATTGCGGCTGGTGGTCGTCTCGACGGCGCCGCAGGGCATCGTCCACATCGACGCCAAGACCACCGTCGAGCTGCTTCCTGAATATACCGCGCAGGACGGCGAACGCCGCGCGGACGTAACCTACGACGACCTCGGCGGCATGCGCGACACCATCGATGCGCTGCGGGAGATGGTCGAGCTGCCGCTCCGCCACCCTGAGCTGTTCCAGCGCCTCGGTGTCGATCCGCCGAAGGGCGTGCTGCTCCACGGCCCGCCCGGCACCGGCAAGACCTTGCTGGCTCGCGCTGTCGCCAATGAAAGCTCGGCGAAGTTCTTCCACATTGCGGGCCCGGAGGTGATGGGTTCCGCGTACGGTGAGAGCGAGCGTCGCCTGCGCGAGCTGTTCGAGCAGGCCGCCGAGAATGCGCCGTCGATCATCTTTATCGACGAAATCGATTCGATCGCGCCAAAGCGCGGCCAGGTCAGCGGCGAGGCGGAAAAGCGGCTGGTGGCTCAGTTGCTGACCCTGCTCGACGGGATCGAGCCGCGCCAGAACACGGTCGTGATCGCGGCCACCAACCGGCCTGAGGCGATCGACGAAGCGCTCCGCCGTCCGGGCCGCTTCGACCGGGAAATCATTGTCGGCGTCCCTGACCAGCCGGGCCGCCGCGAGATCCTCGGCATCCACACGCGCGGAATGCCGCTGGCGCCCGACGTCGATCTCGATGACCTCGCCCGCCGCACCTACGGGTTCGTCGGCGCCGACATCGCGTCGCTGACGCGCGAGGCCGCGCTGGAAGCCGTGCGCCGCATCATGCCCCGGCTCAATCTCGCCGACGATGTCATCCCACCGGATGTCCTCGATTCGCTATCGGTCGAGTTGCGCGACTTCGACAACGCCCTGAAGCGCGTGCAGCCGTCCGCGATGCGCGAGGTCATGGTCGAAGCCCCGACCATCCGCTGGGACGATGTCGGCGGTCTCGACGAAGCGCGCGAGCGTTTGCGCGAAGGCGTCGAACTTCCGCTCAAGCATCCCGAAGCTTTCCGCCGCATCGGCATCCGTCCAGCCAAAGGCTTCCTGCTCTATGGCCCGCCCGGGACCGGCAAGACCTTGCTCGCCAAGGCCGCGGCGCGCGAAGCGGAGGCGAACTTCATCGCCACCAAGTCGTCCGACCTGCTCAGCAAATGGTACGGAGAGAGCGAGCAGCAGATTGCCCGCCTGTTTAACCGCGCGCGCCAGGTCGCACCGACGATCATCTTCATCGATGAGCTCGACAGCCTGGTTCCGGCGCGCGGCGGCGGCCTTGGCGAACCGCAGGTCACCGAGCGCGTGGTCAACACCATCCTCGCGGAAATGGATGGCCTCGAGGAGCTGCAGAACGTCGTCGTCATCGGCGCGACCAATCGCCCGACGCTGATCGACCCGGCGCTGCTACGCCCAGGCCGCTTCGACGAGCTGATTTACGTCGGCGTGCCCGACACGGCCGGCCGTCGCCGCATCCTTGCGATCCACACCGAAGGCATGCCGCTGTCCAAGGACGTCGATCTGGAAGCGATTGCGCGCCGGACCGAGCGATTCACCGGTGCGGACCTCGAGGACCTCGTGCGCCGCGCGGGCCTAACCGCGCTTCGTCGCGGGCTGGAGGAAGCCAATGTGACCATGGCCGACTTCGAGGTCGCGCTGGGCGAGACCCGTGCGTCGGTCACCGCCGAGATGCTCGAAGAATATCAGCGCATCCAGGACACACTGAAGAGCGAAGCGACGCGCCCGATGCCGGGCATCGGGTTCGTGCTGCCGGGGATGCTGCGGCCCAAGGCCGGCGGGAAGGACTAA
- a CDS encoding SDR family NAD(P)-dependent oxidoreductase: MEFARQLAADGHRLVLAARRTDRLDALAKELGKARAVTIDLSKAGSAAKLLADLEANGETVDLLINNAGFGLIGKFAELDAKRERQMIDLNVATLTDLCRAVAPGMIKRKSGGILNVASTAAFQPGPKMAVYFATKAFVLSLSEALHEELKPHGVRVSCLCPGPTRTEFGDVAGFGGNGLFDRVAMDAPGVVKAGLDGLAKNKAVVVPGLVNKLGAFSGRLVPRAVTRKIAGSIKY, translated from the coding sequence GTGGAATTCGCGCGCCAGCTCGCCGCCGACGGCCACCGCCTCGTCCTGGCCGCCCGCCGCACCGACCGGCTCGACGCGCTGGCCAAGGAACTGGGCAAGGCGCGCGCGGTCACCATCGACCTGTCCAAGGCTGGCAGCGCGGCGAAGCTCCTCGCCGACCTCGAGGCGAATGGCGAGACCGTCGACCTGCTGATCAACAATGCGGGCTTCGGCTTGATCGGCAAGTTCGCGGAGCTCGACGCCAAGCGCGAGCGGCAGATGATCGACCTCAATGTCGCGACGCTGACCGACCTCTGCCGCGCCGTCGCGCCGGGCATGATCAAGCGCAAGTCTGGCGGCATCCTCAATGTGGCCTCGACGGCCGCCTTCCAGCCGGGGCCGAAGATGGCCGTCTATTTCGCGACCAAGGCGTTCGTCCTGTCGCTCAGCGAAGCGCTGCACGAAGAGCTGAAGCCACATGGCGTTCGCGTATCGTGCCTGTGCCCGGGACCGACGCGGACCGAGTTCGGAGACGTTGCCGGCTTCGGCGGCAACGGCCTGTTCGACCGTGTTGCGATGGATGCGCCGGGCGTCGTGAAGGCGGGTCTCGACGGCCTTGCAAAGAACAAGGCGGTGGTGGTGCCGGGCCTCGTAAACAAACTTGGCGCGTTCAGCGGAAGGCTCGTGCCGCGCGCCGTCACTCGTAAAATCGCGGGGTCGATCAAATATTAG
- a CDS encoding peptidylprolyl isomerase, translating into MADRLTFNLSTGGDVVIKLRPDVAPGHVERITDLASSGFYDGVKFHRVIPGFMAQGGDPTGTGMSGSDKPNLKQEFSSEPHVRGTCSMARTSDPNSANSQFFICFGDARFLDNQYTVWGQVESGMEYVDALPVGEPPREPGTIVKATVA; encoded by the coding sequence ATGGCCGACCGTCTTACCTTCAACCTCTCGACCGGCGGCGATGTCGTCATCAAGCTCCGCCCCGACGTCGCGCCGGGCCATGTCGAGCGCATCACCGACCTCGCCAGCAGCGGCTTCTATGACGGCGTGAAGTTTCACCGCGTGATCCCGGGCTTCATGGCCCAGGGCGGCGACCCGACCGGCACCGGCATGTCCGGCTCCGACAAGCCGAACCTCAAGCAGGAATTCTCGAGCGAGCCGCACGTCCGCGGCACCTGCTCGATGGCCCGCACCAGCGACCCCAACAGCGCCAACAGCCAATTCTTCATCTGCTTCGGCGACGCCCGCTTCCTCGACAACCAGTATACCGTCTGGGGCCAGGTCGAGAGCGGCATGGAATATGTCGACGCCCTGCCGGTCGGCGAACCGCCGCGCGAGCCGGGCACGATCGTCAAAGCGACCGTCGCCTGA
- the mgtE gene encoding magnesium transporter — protein sequence MADNDLLPDAQPHESQSPVDKEDRLRTDFVDSVLDAVEAGDDETARNLVQPLHPADVADLIELARADEREGLVKALAGIISPDVLAELNDYVREELIDEMEPQQVADIAGQLDTDDAVALIEDLDADDQQAVLRAMEPDDRAAVEEALSFPEESAGRLMQRDLCAVPEHWKVGQVIDYLRSNAELPTDFWEVFVVSPDHHPVGTCKLSTILRTPRTKMVSEIMAREQTLIPVDMDQEDVARRFQKYALVSAAVTDDSGRLVGMITVDDIVHIIQQEAGEDITLLSGAGEGDINEPLPMTIRTRVAWLVVNLGATICTASVVGLFRGEIGRFAILAALMPIVSALGGNAGTQTLAVVVRALATNQLTSANTAWMLLREFRIAIANGAALGLVGAIGSYVVLGNATLSVVFGMAMLINSLVAGLVGVLVPVTLDKARLDPAVASAVFVTTMTDVMGFFTFLGLAALFLVP from the coding sequence ATGGCCGACAACGACCTCCTCCCCGACGCCCAGCCGCACGAATCGCAGTCCCCGGTCGACAAGGAAGACCGGCTGCGCACGGATTTCGTCGACAGCGTGCTGGATGCGGTCGAAGCCGGCGACGACGAGACCGCGCGCAATCTGGTCCAGCCTCTGCACCCGGCCGACGTTGCCGACCTGATCGAGCTCGCCCGCGCCGATGAGCGCGAGGGCCTCGTCAAGGCGCTCGCCGGGATCATCAGCCCCGACGTGCTGGCCGAGCTCAACGATTACGTCCGTGAAGAGCTGATCGACGAGATGGAGCCGCAGCAGGTCGCGGACATCGCCGGTCAGCTGGACACGGACGACGCGGTCGCGTTGATCGAGGATCTCGACGCCGACGACCAGCAGGCGGTGCTGCGGGCGATGGAGCCCGACGACCGCGCCGCGGTCGAGGAAGCCCTCAGCTTTCCGGAGGAGTCCGCCGGACGCCTCATGCAGCGCGATCTGTGCGCGGTGCCGGAGCATTGGAAGGTCGGGCAGGTCATCGACTACCTGCGGTCGAACGCAGAGCTGCCGACGGACTTCTGGGAAGTGTTCGTGGTCAGTCCCGACCACCACCCGGTCGGAACGTGCAAGCTGTCGACCATCCTGCGAACGCCGCGGACGAAGATGGTCAGCGAGATCATGGCGCGCGAGCAGACCCTGATCCCGGTCGACATGGATCAGGAGGACGTCGCGAGGCGCTTCCAGAAGTACGCGCTCGTGTCCGCTGCGGTGACCGACGACAGTGGGCGTCTCGTCGGCATGATCACCGTCGACGACATCGTGCACATCATCCAGCAGGAGGCCGGCGAGGACATCACCTTGCTGTCCGGTGCGGGCGAAGGCGACATCAACGAGCCCTTGCCGATGACCATCCGCACGCGCGTCGCGTGGCTGGTGGTGAACCTGGGCGCGACGATCTGCACCGCATCCGTGGTCGGCCTGTTCCGTGGCGAGATCGGGCGCTTCGCAATCCTCGCCGCGCTGATGCCAATCGTCTCGGCACTCGGCGGGAATGCGGGGACGCAGACTCTTGCAGTCGTGGTGCGCGCTCTGGCCACGAACCAGCTGACGAGCGCCAACACCGCGTGGATGCTGCTGCGCGAGTTCCGCATTGCGATTGCTAACGGCGCGGCGCTTGGCCTGGTTGGCGCAATCGGAAGCTACGTCGTCCTGGGTAACGCGACGCTCTCAGTGGTGTTCGGCATGGCGATGCTGATCAACAGCCTGGTCGCCGGCCTCGTCGGGGTGCTGGTGCCGGTCACGCTCGACAAGGCGCGTCTGGACCCGGCCGTGGCCTCGGCGGTTTTCGTGACCACGATGACCGACGTCATGGGTTTCTTCACCTTTCTCGGTCTCGCGGCGCTCTTCCTCGTTCCCTAA
- a CDS encoding DUF1489 family protein, with translation MPKLHMTKVAFACRDLEALQARIASRAVGDELRVPTRMRPKRAAELVGGSLHWIVKHRIIARQEILSFADREDGRIDIVCSAELETVAPMPRRAHQGWRYLENDDAPSTEDDGSGLGTLPPRLYGRLAALALL, from the coding sequence GTGCCGAAACTTCACATGACCAAGGTGGCATTCGCCTGCCGCGACCTCGAGGCGCTCCAGGCGCGGATTGCTTCGCGCGCGGTCGGTGACGAGCTGCGCGTGCCGACGCGCATGCGTCCCAAGCGCGCTGCCGAGCTGGTCGGCGGGTCGCTGCACTGGATCGTGAAGCACCGGATTATCGCCCGGCAGGAAATTCTCAGTTTCGCGGACCGCGAGGACGGCCGCATCGACATCGTCTGCTCGGCCGAGCTGGAGACCGTCGCCCCGATGCCGCGCCGTGCGCACCAGGGCTGGCGCTATCTTGAAAACGACGACGCGCCGTCGACCGAAGATGACGGCAGCGGGCTCGGCACACTGCCTCCGCGGCTCTACGGACGGCTCGCCGCTCTGGCCCTTTTATAG